Proteins co-encoded in one Medicago truncatula cultivar Jemalong A17 chromosome 8, MtrunA17r5.0-ANR, whole genome shotgun sequence genomic window:
- the LOC25502433 gene encoding putative disease resistance protein At3g14460 produces the protein MDSIKGEKHISSSVQLLLNKLYDFVNNFPSTKLDVSLLEEINTTLHTIQIQLVINDDDDDVKDMLGYAVFEVDNLFDKINTEALCREVQAQYQALTPTSQVLKNISYLFKRVNVLITKVQRLFPSRFKRYDSVITSKLQTLIERFESLLSSRNGQKGVRIGNPSPCCSAVVDKTSIYGRDNDINKLKHLLLYNDSDDSKTRTISIVGMAGIGKTALANFLYNDPDVKDKFGVRGWARVPANFVVIRVLETILESITSQTFSNLYLDSQLLKCNNTERDDTSDVYLNLLLATLQQILNTNIFLLVLDDVRDAKFVGWLYLMNILNVGETGSRIIITSQDERVAPPPSMQTFHSVHYLRPLESEDCWSLVARHAFRAWNNQQQSDLEEIGREIAKKCYGIPLAAISLGDFLHLDLSPSYWNYALESDIWELVDYDVHRALQLIYSYLSTPLKRCFAFCSIFPKKSILKKIVVVQLWIAEGLLESFADQEKVAEEYFDELVSRSLIHQQSIGDGEANFEMHDLVHDLATKVSSSYCIRLDEQNLLERIHNISYNRGPYDSFSKFDKLYGVKGIRTFLALPIQKQLPFCLLSNKVVHGLLPTMKQLRMLSLSNYKSITEVPKTIGNLLHLRYLNLSHTKIERLPSETCKLYNLQFLLLSGCKRFTELPQDIGKLVNLRHLDVSDTALSEMPVQIAKLENLHTLSDFVISKHNGGLKVAELGKFPHLHGKLYISQLQNVNDPSEAFQANLNTKERIHELALEWDCGSTFLDSQAHSAVLKHLQPSTNLKSLTIKGYGGTSFPNWLGDNVFGNMLYLRISNCVNCLWLPSLGQLGNLKELVIDSLLSIKSVGTEFYGNDGHPSFQPFPSLETLHFEDMPEWEEWSMVEGTTTQFPSLKSLLLSKCPKLRGNIPDKLPSCLTKLELIGCPLLVNSRYSDHNINCIIMFPLLDVFSQLMLPLNSLRQFTIDGFQSLMSFPTEGLPKTLKVLIISNCQNLEFHSHEYLHNYTSLEELKISYSCNSMISFTLGALPILKSLFMEGCKNLKSILAVEDASQKSLSFLRSIKIWDCNELESFPPGGLATPNLIYIALWKCQKLHSLPKPDTLTGLQVMEIDNLPNLQSFVINDLPTSLRELTIGSVGGFLWNTDPTWELLNCLVVLRIKGGDTVNTFMEPLLPASLMTLCISGLDDTRFDGKWLQHLPSLQNLEIVNAPKLKSLPKKELLSSLSVLNVTCCPLLEGSLRKKRGKEWHKISHIPFIIINDELIK, from the coding sequence TCAGCTTGTAATTAACGATGATGACGATGATGTTAAGGATATGCTGGGATATGCTGTCTTTGAAGTTGAtaatttgtttgacaaaatcaacACCGAAGCGTTGTGCCGTGAAGTGCAAGCTCAGTATCAAGCCCTAACTCCTACCTCTCAGGTGCTCAAAAATATTTCTTATCTTTTCAAACGGGTGAATGTATTGATTACTAAGGTGCAGAGACTTTTTCCTTCTCGTTTCAAACGGTATGATAGCGTGATTACTTCTAAATTGCAAACATTAATCGAAAGATTTGAATCTTTATTGAGTTCAAGAAATGGACAAAAAGGTGTTCGTATTGGAAATCCTTCTCCATGTTGTTCTGCTGTGGTTGATAAAACTTCTATTTATGGAAGAGACAATGATATAAACAaacttaaacatcttttatTGTATAATGACAGTGATGATAGTAAAACAAGAACTATTTCCATTGTGGGTATGGCAGGGATTGGTAAAACAGCCCTTGCAAATTTCCTTTACAATGATCCAGATGTTAAGGACAAATTTGGAGTGCGAGGGTGGGCACGTGTCCCAGCAAATTTTGTTGTTATCAGGGTTTTGGAAACCATTCTTGAATCTATCACTTCACAAACATTCAGTAATCTTTACCTGGATTCTCAGCTTCTTAAATGCAATAATACAGAAAGAGATGACACTAGTGACGTTTACCTGAATCTTCTATTAGCGACATTGCAACAAATTCTAAACACTAACATCTTTTTGCTTGTATTGGATGATGTGCGGGATGCAAAATTTGTTGGTTGGTTGTATCTGATGAACATCTTAAATGTCGGAGAAACAGGAAGCAGGATCATCATCACATCACAAGACGAAAGAGTTGCACCACCACCATCCATGCAAACCTTTCATTCGGTCCACTATTTGAGACCTCTGGAGAGTGAAGATTGCTGGTCTTTAGTTGCCAGACATGCATTTAGAGCTTGGAACAACCAGCAACAGTCTGATCTAGAAGAAATTGGtagagaaattgcaaaaaaatgtTACGGAATACCATTAGCTGCAATATCACTTGGGGATTTTCTTCACTTAGATTTGTCCCCAAGTTACTGGAATTATGCGCTAGAAAGTGACATTTGGGAATTGGTAGATTATGATGTGCACCGTGCTCTACAATTGATCTACAGTTATCTATCGACTCCTTTAAAACGGTGCTTTGCATTTTGTTCAATTTTCCCAAAGAAGtccatcttaaaaaaaattgtggtagTTCAGTTGTGGATTGCAGAAGGCTTATTAGAATCGTTCGCAGACCAGGAAAAAGTCGCAGAAGAATACTTTGATGAACTAGTGTCAAGGTCTTTGATACATCAACAATCAATTGGTGATGGGGAAGCAAACTTTGAAATGCATGACCTCGTTCATGATTTAGCTACAAAGGTTTCATCTTCATATTGTATCAGGTTGGACGAACAGAACCTACTTGAGAGGATACATAATATATCATACAATAGAGGGCCATACGACTCATTTAgtaaatttgataaattgtATGGAGTAAAAGGCATACGTACCTTTCTAGCATTACCAATACAGAAACAACTGCCTTTTTGTTTGTTATCGAACAAGGTCGTACATGGCTTGCTGCCAACAATGAAACAGTTACGCATGCTGTCTTTGTCAAACTACAAGAGTATCACTGAGGTTCCCAAAACAATTGGAAATTTGTTACACCTGCGCTACTTGAATCTTTCTCATACTAAGATTGAAAGGTTGCCTTCTGAAACATGCAAGCTTTACAATCTGCAGTTCTTGCTGTTGTCAGGCTGTAAAAGGTTCACTGAATTGCCACAGGACATTGGAAAATTGGTCAATCTACGTCACCTTGACGTTAGTGACACTGCACTGAGTGAGATGCCCGTACAAATAGCCAAACTAGAAAATCTCCACACTTTGTCTGACTTCGTTATCAGCAAACATAATGGTGGATTGAAGGTTGCAGAGCTAGGAAAATTTCCTCATCTACATGGAAAACTTTACATCTCGCAACTACAAAATGTTAATGACCCCTCTGAAGCTTTTCAAGCCAATTTGAATACGAAAGAACGAATACACGAGTTAGCTTTAGAATGGGATTGTGGTAGTACTTTTTTAGATTCACAAGCTCATAGTGCTGTACTTAAACATTTGCAACCTTCAACAAATTTGAAAAGTCTCACCATCAAAGGCTATGGTGGAACCAGCTTTCCAAATTGGTTGGGTGATAATGTATTTGGAAACATGTTGTATTTAAGAATCTCAAATTGTGTCAATTGTCTATGGCTTCCATCCCTTGGACAATTGGGTAATTTGAAAGAACTCGTTATTGATTCGTTGCTTTCCATAAAGAGTGTTGGTACAGAGTTTTATGGAAATGATGGTCATCCTTCATTTCAACCATTTCCCTCATTGGAGACTCTACACTTTGAGGATATGCCAGAGTGGGAGGAGTGGAGCATGGTTGAAGGTACCACTACGCAGTTTCCTAGTCTAAAAAGTTTGTTACTAAGTAAGTGCCCGAAACTGAGAGGAAATATACCTGACAAACTTCCTTCCTGCTTAACTAAACTTGAGTTAATAGGGTGTCCTCTACTGGTCAATTCACGATATTCAGATCATAATATCAATTGCATAATCATGTTTCCATTGTTGGATGTATTCAGCCAATTGATGCTTCCTCTCAATTCTCTTCGACAATTTACCATAGACGGTTTTCAATCTCTAATGTCTTTCCCTACAGAAGGTCTACCAAAAACCTTGAAAGTTCTCATAATCAGCAATTGCCAGAATCTAGAGTTCCATTCTCATGAATATTTGCACAATTACACATCGCTTGAGGAATTGAAAATATCTTATAGCTGTAATTCAATGATATCATTTACTTTGGGTGCTCTCCCTATCCTCAAGAGTCTGTTTATGGAGGGTTGTAAAAATCTGAAATCAATATTAGCTGTTGAAGATGCGTCGCAGAAGAGTCTCTCATTTCTTAGAAGCATCAAAATATGGGATTGTAATGAACTGGAGTCATTTCCCCCAGGTGGATTGGCCACTCCAAACCTCATTTATATTGCATTGTGGAAGTGTCAGAAGCTTCATTCACTACCTAAACCGGACACTCTAACTGGCCTTCAAGTAATGGAAATTGATAATCTTCCAAATCTTCAATCTTTTGTCATAAATGATTTGCCTACTAGTTTGCGGGAACTGACTATTGGCTCTGTTGGAGGGTTTTTGTGGAATACTGATCCAACTTGGGAACTTCTGAATTGCCTGGTGGTGTTGCGAATTAAAGGTGGTGATACGGTAAACACATTCATGGAGCCATTGCTACCAGCATCTCTCATGACACTATGCATCTCCGGTCTTGATGATACAAGATTTGATGGGAAGTGGCTTCAACATCTTCCTTCTCTTCAAAACCTTGAGATTGTTAACGCTCCCAAACTCAAGTCGTTGCCAAAAAAAGAATTGCTTTCCTCTCTTTCAGTACTAAATGTGACTTGTTGTCCATTATTGGAAGGAAGTTTGCGGAAGAAGCGAGGGAAAGAGTGGCATAAGATTTCTCACATTCCCTTCATAATTATCAACGACGAATTGATCAAATAA
- the LOC25502434 gene encoding protein KTI12 homolog: MALVVICGQPCSGKSKAALALAEALKESSELKYQVRIIDEACFHLDRNQSYANMPSEKNLRGVLRSEVDRSLSKDTVIIVDSLNNIKGYRYELWCLARAAGIRYCVVYCDVEDNDCRKWNQERREKGEDNYDDAIFEDLVRRFEKPERRNRWDSPLFELKSSSSSSLSASASVVDDAVSYITKKVDSKTRNVKILQPTIATQTSRFSDANSLYELDKATQEVTNAIAEVQSRDLGMLPANGISIGKDLPPINLSRSVGLPELRRLRRTFMKLTGQTSLSGRPPPSNSDSAKRMFIDYLNRELGTS; this comes from the coding sequence ATGGCACTGGTTGTAATCTGTGGTCAACCATGCAGTGGAAAATCCAAAGCTGCATTAGCTCTAGCTGAAGCTCTTAAAGAATCATCAGAATTGAAATATCAAGTGAGAATCATAGATGAAGCTTGTTTTCATCTCGATCGGAATCAAAGTTACGCGAATATGCCATCAGAGAAGAATTTAAGAGGGGTTCTTAGGTCAGAAGTTGATAGGTCTCTGTCAAAAGATACTGTTATTATCGTTGATTCTTTGAATAACATTAAGGGTTACCGATACGAGCTATGGTGTTTGGCTCGTGCTGCGGGGATTAGATATTgtgttgtttactgtgatgtTGAGGATAATGATTGTAGAAAATGGAATCAAGAGCGAAGGGAGAAAGGCGAAGATAATTATGATGATGCAATATTTGAAGATTTGGTAAGGAGATTTGAGAAACCGGAGAGAAGAAACCGATGGGATTCACCTTTGTTTGAGTTGAAATCATCATCGTCGTCTTCTTTGTCTGCTTCTGCTTCTGTTGTAGATGATGCTGTCTCTTACATAACCAAAAAAGTGGACTCAAAAACCCGCAATGTGAAGATACTGCAACCAACTATTGCGACTCAAACTTCACGTTTTTCGGATGCGAATTCTCTCTATGAGCTGGATAAAGCAACACAGGAGGTTACTAATGCTATAGCAGAAGTGCAATCTCGTGATCTTGGTATGCTACCAGCTAATGGCATTTCTATAGGGAAAGACTTGCCTCCTATCAATCTTTCGAGATCAGTTGGGTTGCCAGAGCTTCGTAGGCTGCGACGTACGTTCATGAAATTGACAGGGCAAACAAGTTTGAGTGGGAGACCTCCTCCTTCTAATTCAGATAGTGCTAAAAGAATGTTTATTGATTACTTGAACAGGGAACTTGGAACTTCATGA
- the LOC25502435 gene encoding BUD13 homolog produces MKRLEQLKARRAYHDISEDGSGWVPLSNNDTSPPRKQRVQNDTPSPEPEVNPSTSNRTGADLSPSCQQLKRYDTSSPERDSQHSGGGNSDLSPPRKHRDQSVTAVACEPRSSRSKFEDSDMSPPRRKHVSNSSPDISPPRRRSHQTSGSNGRKKYETSDLEDLSPPRRGRHDSPSQDTLHGQVSSDLSPPRRRQHSVARSSLSDVSHRSVKAVSHQSLDSDLSPPRKNPKELSIPASINERKIGLISGKDMREEIDRKRKDDLLR; encoded by the coding sequence ATGAAGAGGCTTGAGCAGCTGAAGGCTAGACGTGCTTATCATGATATATCCGAGGATGGAAGTGGTTGGGTTCCACTTTCAAATAATGATACATCTCCACCCCGTAAACAGAGGGTTCAAAATGACACTCCTTCACCAGAACCTGAAGTGAATCCATCAACTTCTAATAGAACGGGTGCTGATTTATCCCCTTCGTGTCAGCAGTTGAAACGCTATGACACTTCATCACCTGAACGGGACTCACAACATTCTGGTGGAGGGAATTCTGATTTATCTCCTCCTCGTAAACACAGAGATCAGAGTGTTACAGCTGTAGCTTGTGAACCAAGGTCATCTAGATCAAAGTTTGAAGATAGTGATATGTCACCTCCTCGACGGAAACATGTTAGTAATTCGAGTCCAGATATTTCCCCTCCTCGCCGTCGTAGTCATCAAACATCTGGATCCAAtgggagaaaaaaatatgaaacttCTGATTTGGAAGATCTTTCTCCACCTAGACGTGGTCGTCATGATTCCCCCTCTCAAGATACTTTACATGGACAAGTGTCATCTGACCTTTCACCACCGAGGAGACGCCAGCATAGTGTGGCAAGGTCGAGTTTATCTGATGTTTCTCATCGTTCGGTGAAAGCTGTTTCGCATCAATCTTTGGACAGTGACCTCTCTCCACCAAGGAAGAATCCAAAGGAGTTATCCATTCCTGCATCTATAAATGAAAGGAAAATAGGTTTAATTTCTGGTAAGGATATGAGAGAAGAGATCGACAGAAAAAGGAAGGATGATTTGTTGAGGTAA